CCACCAGCGCCAATATCGCTCCCGTATGTGGATCGAGCACTACCATCGCCACTTGCGCCTGCGGACCTGTCTCCACCTTGGTCTCAAACTTCTTGCCCACCTTTATTCGCTTGGTCCGCAACTTCTTCACTTGCTCGTCGACCAGCTTGATCCCCATCTCCACCGACTGCGCCGCCGCCTTCTGCAAATCCGGATCGAGCGTCGTATAAATGCGATACGACTGGTCGTTCAACTCGTTTTCGTTGAACTTGCTGATCAGCTGATCGCGCACCATGTCTACAAAATACGGCGCGTCGCTGGCCTCCACGTTCGGGGGAGCCAGTTTCAGCGGCACCGCTTTGGCTTTGTCCGCTTGCTCGCGCGTAATTACGTGAGTCTCCACCATCGATTCCAGCACCAGATTCCGCCGCTCCAGAGCGCGCTCCGGATGCCGGTACGGCGACAAATAACTCGGCCGCTGAATCAATCCCGCCAGCAGCGCCGCCTCGGGCAGCGTAATGTCCTTCAGATCCTTATTGAAATAGGCTCTGGAAGCCTCCGCGAACCCGCTGATCGCAAACGATCCCCGCTGCCCCAGGTCCACCCAATTCGCATAGAACTCGAAAATCTGCTGCTTCGAGAACTTCTGTTCCAGTTCTTCGGCGATCAGCATCTCGGTCAGCTTGCGCCGGATCGTCTTCTCCGGAGTCAGAAAGAATCCTCGCGACAGTTGCATGGTCAGCGTCGAGCCGCCCTGGTCGTGGCGTCCACGCGCCACGTCGATCCAGGCCGCTTCCGCCATACGCAGAAAATTTACTCCGCTGTGTTCGAAGAAGCGCCGGTCTTCAATCGCCAGAACCGCCTGCACCATGAGGGGAGGAATGTCGTTGTACTTCACCAATTCGCGTTTCGACCGCTGCTCCGCGTCGAACAGCGCGGTCACCAACTGCGGCTCCAATTCATACGCCGAAAGATCGTTGCCGTTACTGCTGATCTGGTCCACCTGCCCGTCGTGGATACTGATTCGCGCCGCCTCCGGACTGTGGTACGACTCCGGCCCCGGCGCGATCTCGATGCCGTCCTTCAGCATGCGGAAGCTGCCCAGCTTGGACTCATTTTCTCGATCCGCATACCCGGCCCGCCGCAGCTCCGCTGCAATTTCTTTCACCTGAATCTGCTCGCCATCCCGCACGATCTTGGGCAGGGCATAAATCTTTGCCGAATTCGCGAAGATCGGCGTGCGAAACCGCTTCTCGATAATTCGGTCGTACTTGATATAGAAGTAAGAAAACAGAACCGTAAACGACATCGCCAGGATCAAAAATGCCACCAGCGCCGCCCGCAGCACCGGATCGCGCGGCAGCCCGCGTATCTTCTTGCCCGGTTCGCCCGTCCCCGCCTTCGGAATTTTGATTGTGATCGTCACTTTTTAGAACTTTCGCGGTTTCGGTACACTACCAACGAAACTGCTCCTTATCTTTCAGACGTAGGGACCGACCAAAAGGTTTGTCTACCCGCACGTTTCCTCAGTTGGCACATCAATGAAAACGCAAGGATGCCTTCATTGTACCGCTCGCGCAGAAATGAAAAGAGACCCGCAGTACCTGCGAGTCTCTAGACCATCAACTGTGAAAAAATATAAAAGCCGCCTTAGTCGGTCGCCGCAAACGGGAAGTTGCTGGTCACGGACAAGTCGGCTATGTGCGTTAAGACTCCGGTGGAGGTGCTTGCGCCATTGACGGTTAGTGTGGACCCAAACAGCGAACCAGCGCAGAACAAAACCGTCCCACCCTGGTCGAATCGGCATCCCTCAGCTGTCGGCACTCCAGTGAAGATTCCCATTGAAGCTAACGCGCCGGTTGAGGAATTCAACGTGAAACCCTCGATTGGCGCATCCACACCTGTGCTCGGTACAGCCTCCAGAGCATAGACATACCCGCCAGTGGGAGAGATGGCGAAGTCAAACGGCGCATCTCCGGTGCCGGTGAGAAACGGCGAACCACTCACCGCAGTCGGAACCCCGGTGGTCGTGTTGATGCTGAACACATAAATGTGCGGGTCGGTCGACCCGGTGTGGCCGTCTTGGATTTCCGCAGTCCCAAGCAGCAGTTCCGCCGTCGGGCTGGCATGCAATTGCGCGACTCCCAGAGGGAAGGCCGTTCCCAGCGACGTCAAAGCACCACTCGTCTGATCAATCGAAAAACCGGCAACTCCCAACGAAGGATCCGTCTGACCTGCATACAGGAACGTGCCGCTCGCGTCCACGGTCATCTCATCCGCAACGAACGTCAAGCCCCCAGTGAACGGAGAACCCGCCGTTGCCGTCAACGCCCCCGTAGATGAGTTGATCGTGAATACCCAGATATCGGGAACGCTCTCGCTTCCCACGAATAGAAACCGGCCTGCGGGATCGGTCGCTACATCGTCCGCCGTCACCGAAGTGCCAGCGACTGTAAACGGACTGCCTGGAATTACCGTAAGCGCCCCCGTCGACCGGTCGATGCTGAACCCTTCCACCGTCGCATCCCCCATCGGAATAAAGAGGAACTGCTTGTTCACGACGATCATGTCGTCCGCTACGTTGCTGGGCAGTGTAGGAGGGACATAAGAAGTCAGAGTCTCGAAGGTGCCCGAACTGGTAACCCCCGCAGCATCAATGGCCGCAGCGTTGTAATAGACGAGCGCCAGAGCCTGGGAGGCATCCACGGTGCTTCCACCGCCGCCTCCTCCGCCACCACCGCCGCCGCCGCTCCCACCGCCGCCGCCGAAAGTCGTTCCGCCCGACGAGGTACACGTGGAGCTGCCGAATGTCGCTGGACCGCACCCCGGCGCACCCCCGCAACTCGCCAGCAACAGCGCCAGCAGGATGAGCACGAGACTCACGATCGCTCGATAGAAATTCTTCATGAACTGCCTCCGCCCGACCGCAGCGCCGCCCGCATTATCCGACCGCGTGCGTCAGGAGATTAATTCGTGATTCCGGATGGGCCGAATTCCCGCCGCAGTCGCTATACTCGCCATCGGCAACCGAGCGATGAAAAGACTCTTATCCCTTTCCGCATACTAGGAGGCAGTTAGCGCAGTGACAACGTTACGAATGTCACTGGCCTATGACGATGGATCACAATGCACTGACGGCCGCCGCTGAGCATGCCTCCAGCGACACCTCTCGTCACTATTAAATGAAAACGGAAAATGCAGCCGCTTCCTCACAGCTCTGTACTTGAACGGCCGCATGAGCTAAGATTCCCGGAAGACGCCCGCCACAAGCTGACTGCCGCCTTTTCCGGTCCTCTGCGCCGATTCGTTCCGCCTTCCACTTACTCCAAATGATGTTGCACTCTGTCTCCAATGATCCGCCTTCAGACTCCTCGCCTCACTACACGCACGTAACCTCGCATGATTGCATCGCCGGAATTGGTCGAGCCCTGATCATCATCGGCATTTCGTCCTGTATTCATGCGGGTGAAATCGCGATCGGCACACCTCGAACCTGCCTTTCTGCCCCACACTGTGACCATCGGACGTGAACATTGGTGTCTTGCCCCCAAAATTAGAAGCTGACAACATGCGAATTGAAATCTTCGCGGAGGATTCTTGCCAGTGAAACGCACAAAAGTTCTCGCCACACTTCTCATTGCTCTTTCGCTCGCCACGAGCGGCTGCGGCAACTCAGACAGCATTAAGTCGCTCTTGCTCACCTCGACCGGAACCTCCAGCGGAAGCACTTACAACCTGCCGGGCGTCGATTCCACTCTTCAGTTGAAGGTCTGGGCTGTTTACAACAGCGGAAAACAGATCGACGTTACCAATAAGGCCACTTGGAACGTGGCGACCGTGGGAACGGACGATCAGCACAATCCGCTGCCTCCCTACGGCCCGGATTCGGTGCCCATCAACGCCACCGGACTGATGACGGCGATCGCGCAAATTTGCACCTGGGCGGACACAATGAATACCACGGCCACACCTCCGGTCCTTTGGAACCCGCCAGTCTGGGTCTACACCGGCTACTATCAAACCACCGCCTCATATCGAGGATTCACTTCGCAACCCATTGGTATTGGCGTCGGCGTGACCACAAGCAACGCGCCCGCAGGCGGTTGCGGCCCTTCGTAGTCTCGCGGCTGCAAAATAATTCGTCAGCAGAAGCGATTTCCTAGTGCTTCGATCCACAGTGCAGCCCCGCAAGGGCTGCACTCGCGCTTTTCGCCTTCTATTTCCATCAGCCACTTTCGATTCCACAGCTCTCCTGATGCCGTCGGCCACGGGCGTCGCAGTTGATGCGTGAAAGGCTGGAGGAAGCATTCCCTCTATCGCTCTGAAATCGAGACCAGCATAAAACCCCGCGGGGCTGCTTCAGGCAAGAACCCAACTTCGATACGCAGACCATCCCGATCTTCAGATCAAGAGATCGTCGAAGTGCTCCAAGGCTGAGTGAATTGAGAGGGCAACTGAGATGGGTCAACCGACTGCCAAGCAAGCCACGCGACTCCCTGTTCGGGTTCGCTTGCGTTTACGAATTGACTCTCGGTTCGTGCGGCATGGCGCAGGCGGTGAGCACAAGATGTTTCTTGTGACGCAGCTATGAAGTCCCGAGGTTCATGTCTGAGGTCTGAGGTCTGAGGTCTGAGGTCTGAAGCCCGACGCCTGAGGCCCGATGCCTGACGCCCGCTCCTAGAATCCCTTGTTCCCGCTGGAAGGACTGAAATGCAGAGTGAAGGAATATCCAGGCAGACTCACCGGGACACTGTACTCCGCGGCCACATACACCGCCGGAGAGCCCGGCGTGCCGATGCGCTGCACCGTCACCGCCTCGGGAGGCAGCGTGATCTGGTGGTCCAGGGCTTTTTTCACGACCGAATCAATCAACTCCTGGTCGCTGGTGTGCGGATTGGCTCCGCCCATCACAGCCACTTGCCGCAAGTCGTCCTGAAACGAATAGTTCGCCAGCTCCGGCGGCACAATCTCAAACCCGGCGTAGACCGCGGCAATCACAACCAGAAATCCGATGATGGCTTTGACTGTTCCCATGTCCCACAATCTGCTCAGCGGGACCGGAAACAACTTTACTACCCACTTGACCTAGATTCAAGTGACCCAGTCCGGCCGAGCAACTCCCGAAAAGTATCTACAACCGCCGTGATCCTAACATCGCGTACCTCGCGAGTCGAGCGTAGAACGACCTCCACGGTACCTTCGGTAACTTTGTTCCCGACCGTGATTCTAAAGGGGATACCGACCAGATCGGCATCCTTGAACTTCACCCCCGGCCGTTCGTTGCGGTCGTCGAGAATCACGTCGAAGCCGGCCTTCTCAAGCTGTTGAGCAATATCCTCCGCCGCGGTTTTCACGGCTTCGTCCTTCACATTGACCGGCGCAACGACAATCTCGAACGGCGCTATCGTCGGCGGCAGCCAGAATCCATTCTCATCGTTGCTTTGCTCGACCGCCGCCGTCAGGATGCGCTCAATCCCGATCCCATAACTCCCCATAATCGGCGTGACTTCCTTCCCATTCTTGTCCAGAACCCGCGCGCCCATCGCTTCTGTATACCGGTAGCCCAGCTTGAAAATGTGCCCGATCTCTACCGCCGTATCGATACGCAAAGCCGCCCCGCAATTGGGACAAGCCTCGCCCGCCGTTACCGCGCGCAGATCGACGTACGCCGTGGGATGAAACTCTTTCCCAGGGGTCAGATTCTTCAGGTGATAATCCTCTTTGTTCGCGCCAGCGATCAGATTCGTGCGCCCTTCCAGCGCCTTATCGACCAACAGCACCGGCTTGTCGCTGTCTTTCTTTCGATCCCTGGCCCACTCGATCCCCAGCGGCCCTAAATATCCCGCCGGAGACTTGAACAAAGTCTTGATCTCATTCTCATCCATCGGCCGCGTTGTCACTCCGACAGCCGCGTTTAACTTCGCCTCGTTTAGCTGATGATCGCCGCGCATCAGGACGACAATCGCGCGAAGCTTCGTCTTGCCCGCCTTCTCATCTTTCTCTTCCGCCATCAGCGCCAATGTCTTGATCTTGTTCTTCGGCGACACTCCCAGAAACCTCGCCACATCCTGAATCGTCTTCTGGCCGGGCGTGTGCACTTCGAGCGGCGAGCCATCGCCCTCAGCCGCGAGGTCCACAACCGCTTCCAGCCTCGAAGTCGCCTTCTCCATGTTCGCTGCGTAATTACACCCATCGCAGCTGACAATCTGATCTTCTCCTGCCGGCGTCCGCACCATAAACTCGTGCGACTCCTTCCCGCCCATAGCGCCCGAATCGGCCTCGACCACCATGTACTTCAGCCCGCAGCGGTCAAAAATTCGGCAGTAAGTTTCGTAATGTTTCTTGTAAGAAACATCCAGCCCCTCCGCGTCGATGTCGAACGAATAAGCGTCTTTCATCATGAACTGCCGCACCCGCAGCAGCCCGGACTTCGGCCGCGGTTCGTCGCGAAACTTCGGCGCAATCTGATACCAGATCTGCGGCAACTGCTTGTAACTGCGTAATTCTTTCAAGGCGATCGAAGTCATCACCTCTTCTTCGGTCATGCCCAGCGCCAAGTCTGCTCCCTTGCGGTCTTTCAACCGAAACAAATTCTCTCCCATCAGCGCCCAGCGCCCGCTGGCCTCCCAAATCTCTCGCGGATGCAGCGCCGGCAAGTAAAACTCCTGCCCAATCTTGTCCATCTCCTCGCGGACAATCCCCATAATCTTGTTGAATGACCGATTGCCCAGGAAAAGATAAGAATAAATCCCCGCCGCTAGCTGTCGAATGTACCCCGCCCGCACCAGAAATTTATGCGAAGCCACCTCCGCGTCCGCCGGCGCCTCGCGCAATGTAGGAATAAACGACTCTGACCATCGATGCATAAGTGTGATATCCAAATGAAAAGAGAATCTCAGATTGTAAATGATGGAGTCACCAAAGCTCATGTGGGGACGGGCGCATTCGCCCGTCCAGCCGAGCGCAGCGAGGCTCAGCGCCACCTCTGCGGCCGGAGGACAATGCTAGAAGAGGACGATGCTAGAATCCGCAAGCGGAACGTACGTAACATCCGCATGCTAGAATTCTTCAGAAGGCGCCAACTATGCCGAAAGCGCGTTACCACTACAACATCATGCTCCGGCCCGAGCCCGAGGGCGGTTACACCGCCCTAGTTCCCGCGCTGCCGGGTTGCGTTACTTATGGGCGGACATTGAAAGAAGCCCGCGAAATGGCTAAGGATGCCATCTCCGGCTACATCGCGAGCTTGCGCAAACACAACGACCCAATCCCCACCGACGAGGAAACCTTGGTCGCTTCTCTTGATCTGGAATATTCGCGCTAGCTATTGACATCCGGTCGGTGTGATCCTAACATGCGCCACCGAACATGCCGAAACTACCCGCTGTCAAACCGCGGCAATTAACTGGCTTTCTGGAAAAGAATGGCTTCGTTCTCGACCACACCTCCGGCAGCCACTTCGTCTATTACAACCCGGTATCACGTCGACGTGCCGTCGTGCCGCAGCACAATCGCGACTTGCCGAAGGGAACCCTGATGTCACTGCTGAGGGAAGCCGGCTTCACGCGCGACGAATTGGTCGACTTTATCACTTGAGGCTGAGCGAGAGGCTACGCGGGATATTACCCCGCCAACTGCACCAAAATCTCTTTCCCCAGCTTCTGCGCCTCGCCAAAAAACTTCTGATACTCGAGAAACAGCCGGTTCAGTTCCAAAGCTTTGTCTGTCGAAGGATGTTTTCGCAGGATCATATCCCGCACATGCACGGGATTCGGCAGTGTCGCATCCTCAGTCAATTCTTCCAGCGCCGTATTGGGATCGTAGTGATACATAGACACCTGATTGAGCAATTTTGTAATTGAGTAATTGTGTAATTGAAACCAAAATCGTCCAGCAGCTTCTTTCAATTACACAATTACCAAATTACCCAATTACTAAATCTCTTTAAATCATCTCCGTGCTCCACAGATCATGCAAGTGCACAATCCCTTCCAGCTTCCCCCGTCCGTCCACCACCATCAGCGACGTAATCTTCTTTTCTTCCATCAATGCCAGCGCGGTGGCCGCAAATTCGCTAGCGCCGATCGTTTTCGGATCGCGCGTCATCGCTTCGCCTGCGGTCAAATCCATCCCATCTTTCCCGCGCTTCTCGAGCAACCTCCGCAAATCCCCATCGCTGATGATGCCTACCAATTTCCCGCCTTCGACCACCGCCGTTACGCCCAGCTTCTTGCGCGACATCTCATAAATCACGTCCGGCATTCTTGTCGAGGGCGCTACCCGCGGCAACGCATCCCCTGCGTGCATCAGCGACTCCACCCGCGCCAGTCGCTTCCCCAGCTTTCCCCCCGGATGCAGGTTGGCGAAATCTTCTTCTTTGAATCCGCGCCGCTCACTCAACGTCACCGCCAGCGCATCTCCCAACGCCAGCATCGTAGTCGTCGAGGCCGTCGGAGCCAGCCCCAACGCGCAAGCCTCCTCTGTGATGGAACAATCCAACGCCACATCCGCCGCCGCCGCCAAAGTGGAGGCACGCGTAGTGCGGACACTCCTGTCCGCTGCCTTCGACTTTGATTTCCTCGCCGCCAAAGATACCGAGGCTGCACCAACCTTCGTGCTTTTCGAAGGGAGAGAACCAACACCTATCTCATCCCCCGTCATCGCAATCAGCGGCACCCTCAGCCGCTTGATCGTCGCCAGCAACGCCAGTATCTCTTCTGTCTCTCCCGACGCCGAGAGCGCCAGCACCACGTCCCCCCGCACCACCATCCCCAGATCCCCGTGCAGCGCCTCCACCGGATGCAGATACAACGCCGGAGTTCCTGTCGAGCTCAGTGTCGCCGCAATCTTGCGCGCAATCAGCCCGCTCTTCCCCATCCCCGTGACTACCACCCGCCCCGCGCAACCGAACATCAACTCCACCGCGCGCCCAAATGCCTTCGCCATCGGACCGGCAATCCGGTCGGCCAGCGCGCGCAAGGCGTCCGCCTCAATGCGCACCACATTTTCGCCCGTATGTCTTTTCATTGGATGGGGATCGAAAAAAGTGATGTTAGCACGCATCGTGGAAGAGCGGCCCTTTAGGGCCGCGTTAGAAATCGCGAGACTTCGGCTTTAGCCGCTGTGGTCATCCTCGCGTGCGTCACACTGTGATCGGTCGGAGGCCTTCAGAAATGATCCTCGCCCATCGGCACCGGAACCGCCGCCTTCTGCCCTAATATCGCCAACCCGCGCGCCTGGATCACCCGATCCCACGGTCCCGCCTGCCAGTTGTCCCGGGCCTTCTCCGCAAACCTCCACGGCGGCAGCGTCAGCATCAGATTGCGACCGGTCGAATGCGCATACGGTTCATACATCGACCGCAACTTCGCTAGTTTGTCCCGCCCATAATCGTCGCTGCGTAGCCGCAATCCCGCCGCCGCCAGCGCATCCTTCAACCCCACCAATTCCGCCTCCGGCAGGCGGTTCGGGGCCCCCGCGTCGTATCTCGCATTCACCACCTGCGCCAGATCCACCGCCGCGTGCCGGGCCATGGCGAATGTCAGCTTCGCCTGACCCGGATGCACTCCCTCAATTCCGGTCAGAAGCAGCGAAGTGACATCGAGCATTGTAGTCAACGCTCCCAACCACGACTGGTTACTGTGCTGCGACCGGAAAAAACTCAGCACCGGATACGAAATCTGGCTCTCCAGCAACTCCGCCGCCCAGCGCTCCCAATCCCGCAGTACTTCATCGAGAACTTTCTGATCCACGCCAGGGTCGTCCGACCTGCCCGCCAGTCGTATTAACAACTCCGCCGCCGTCGGAGGCGATCCCGCCCGCGAATCCAGCATCGAAATCTGAATCTCACGTCGCGAAAATGACGCGTACACGACAGGAATGTAACCGATCACCGTGCCCAGGAACCCAAAGCCCATGCCCGCTTCCAGCACCGACAAGAAACGCGCCAACGCCGATGTCGGCACAATATCGCCATACCCGAGCGTAAAAAAAGTCTCGCCGCTGTGATAAATAATTTTGCCGAAAGTAAGCCGTTCTCCGGTGAGTTGCTCGTGCCCGCCGATGCCGTATTGCAGCAGGGCGAAACCAAAGATCAGTCCCGCCGCCCAGAACACGAGCAGCAGCAAGAGCGACAGCGGCCCAAAATATCCCAGAAAATTCTGCTGCCGTGAAACCGGCTTGATCCGCTCCGCTATCCTGCGCCACGGAATCCACGTCCGCCGAATGAACCAGGTCGTTAGTTTGAATTGCCGCGTAACCCGCCGCGGCAACACCACGGTCTCAAAAGCGTCCTGCAACACCACACAAATGATGACGATTCCAAACACCATCCCGACAATGCTGCCGTGCAAATTCATAAAGGAATCGGACATCGACCTCAGCCGTCGGACCCCAGAGTTCGAATCGGGGTGCTGGAGCTGAAATGTAGATGTGCTTGGGAAGATTAACAGATTCGATCAAGGGAGGCTGCGATGTCGGGAGGTCCAAGGTCTCTGAGGTCTGACGCCCGCTACTGCGGTTTCGCGGGTGCTGTCGTCGCCGGAGGAGTCTGCGTCTGTCCCGGTTTGGGCTTGGCCGTCGTGCCCGGCTTCGCTGCCGGCTTCTTCTTCGCGACCGGCTTCTTCGGCGGCTCGGTGTCGTCGACCACAATTTTCTTGGGCGGTTCGGCCACGGCCTGCGCCGACTTCAACTCGGTCCGCAGCCGCACAATCTCAGCTTCCTTCCCTGCCGACAAGGTCTCAATCCGCTGCGCTAACTGCTTGCGCGTATTTTCAAAGGCGCTTAGATCATTCGAGAGAGACTGGAAATCGTCTTTCGATCCAAAGGCCCCCGCTCCCTCTACCACGCTTCCCACAACGTCATATAGCGCGTCGAGATTGCGATAAAGCTTAAATGTCGTGGGGAGATCTTCCGGCCCAGATCGTAATTCGGAAATGATCGCCGGCAGCGCCCCCTGCAAGTTCCGCTGAATCGAATCCACATTCGTCAGATTGGCTTTCTTGGACGCGGTGTCGGTCTTCCAATGCTCGATCCGCAACTTCACGAGGTCGGACTGAGTATTTTTCGAAGTCGCTTCCAGCTGCGCCAGCAGCCCATTGAGCTCAGTCACCGATGCGTAGGAAACCGGCTGGCCGCTTTGCGTACTTACCGCAGTCCCGGTCGGCGCCGGCCCCGACTGTCCCACCGCCGGTGCCGAGGACAGCATCAGAAAAAAAGAGAGAATGAACAAGATGACAGAGAATCGTTTCATTGTTTGGAGTAGTCGCTTCGCGGCCATCAGGATACTACAGTTGCCGCCCACCTGTGGATCGGGTGAAGCATGCAGGGGCAGACGCCTCGTCCGCCCGTCGAGCAACGCTCGACCCGCGTCCGCCATCACACCATTCGACTCTTCGTCCGAGACGAACGATAATTACAGAATTAAACCAGAACCCATCCGCGATCTCCATGCCCGCAAAACCCACGTCCGCGAAAGCGCAAAGAAGAATGTGCGTAACCTCTCAACGTGCTTTGGGCCGAGTGATCCTTTCCTCCGCGCTCGCCCTCGTGCTCGCCATTCCCACCCTCTCCCAGGATCTCGCCCACCGCCTTATCCTGAAAGACGGCTCCTATCAACTGGTCACGAAATACGAGGTCAAAGGCGACCGCGTCCGCTACCTGAGTGCCGAACGCGATGACTGGGAGGAACTACCCACTTCGCTGGTCGATTGGCCCGCCACCGATAAATACGAAAAAGAACGCGCCGCCGGAGCTGTCCCCGAAGCCGTTCAACTCGACAAAGAAATTGAACAGGATCGCGATCGCGTTGAGACTTTGCTTCCCGAAGTCGCTCCCGGACTCCGCCTTCCAGAAGACTCCGGCGTATTCTTACTAGACAACGTGCAAGGCGAACCGCAAGTTGTCGAAATCCAGCAAACCGCCGCCGATGTCGCCCACAACTCCAAGGCCAACATTTTCCGCAACCCGCTGAATCCCGTCGGAGGCATGAAAGAAACCATTGAACTGGATGGCGCCCACGCCCTCGTGCAATCGCACGTCGATGTTCCATCGATCTACATCAACCTGGACGCCGCGCCCGACCAGCCCGGCACAACGAAAGACTCCAACGCGACCCCTCAAGGGCCTCAGCAACCACAACAACCTCAAGGGCCCGCCATTCCCTATGATCGTTTCCGCGTCATCCGCACAGAAGTTAAGGGCGGACACCGCATCGTCGGCGACATCAAACGCCAGGCCACTGGCAAAGTCAGCCAGGACCAGCACGCCGTAAAAACCACCATCACCCGCGTCACCGGAGGCTGGCTTAAAATCACCTCCACCGAGCCCTTGGCCACGGGAGAATATGCGTTGGTCGAATTGACCGGTGCGGAAGATGTTCTGGGAAAACAGGGCATGAATCTTTACGTCTGGGATTTCGGCGTGAATCCTAAAGCCCCCGCCAATCCGAATCCCTGGAGGCCTGAGGCAAGAACCGCAGCTCCGCCCCCGTCGAAGTCAGATAACTAGAAGATCTTGGATCCTGGGTCTGAAATCAGAATCTGAATTCTGAAATCAAAAGCCCAGATTCCTAAAGTCGCAGCTATTACCCAACACCCGCTCTCCTACTCCTTCAACATCCCACGCTGCGCGATACCAATATTATCCCGGCTGGAATTCTTCACCACATACATCATCCCATCGGCCTGCCGGATCACGTCATGCGCCGTGCGCGCGTCGTGCGGATAGGTTGCCAGCCCGATCGAAGCCCGCACATTCAAGTTCAATCCCTCTTCGCGGCAGAAGCAACTCGCGCGCAACCCGTCGCGCAAGCGCTTCGCCACCACCAGTGCCTGATCTTTCGAAGTCTGGGGCAGCAGCACCACAAATTCATCTCCGCCATACCGAAAGGCAAAATCAATCAGCCGCAACTGCGCCTTCACCAGATAGCCGATCTCCGCCAGCAGCTTGCTCCCGACTAAATGCCCATGCGTATCGTTGACCGACTTGAAGTGATCCAGGTCGATGAACAAAATGCTGAATTCGTATCCAAATCGCGACGACCGATAAACCTCTGTCTCCAGCGTCTTATAAAGATGCCGCGCGTTGTACAAGCCCGTGCAATCATCGGTGATGGTCAACTCCTGAATCTTCTCTACCCAGCGCGCATTCTCGATGGCGATCGCCGCGTAATCGCACAGGGACTGGAGAAAAAACAGCTCCGCGTCTTTGAATGTCTCCAGGTCGACGTTCACCAACTGGATCACGCCCAGCACGCGAAGCTTCGAGCGCAGCGGCACGCAGATCACCGATCGCGTCTCCCACTGGATCGCTTCATCCACGCGGCTGGCAAAAAGCGGGTCAGCGCTCACATCCGGCACCACACGCGCTTCGCCATGCTTCGCCACCCATCCGGCAATCCCCTCGCCCATTTTTAGCCGGACGTTTTTCAGCGCCTCGGCCTTGTCTCCCACCGCAATCGCAAAATAAAGCTCGTCCTGCCGCTCATCCACCATCAACAACGACCATGTATCGGGACGGAAATATTCCGCCATCTTCTCCATGATGGTTTGCAGAATCGAGTCAAGATCCAGCGACGACGTCAGCGCCTTAGCCACGTCGTGAAAGATCGTCACTTCCAGG
This genomic stretch from Candidatus Sulfotelmatobacter sp. harbors:
- a CDS encoding type II toxin-antitoxin system HicB family antitoxin produces the protein MPKARYHYNIMLRPEPEGGYTALVPALPGCVTYGRTLKEAREMAKDAISGYIASLRKHNDPIPTDEETLVASLDLEYSR
- a CDS encoding proline--tRNA ligase, whose product is MHRWSESFIPTLREAPADAEVASHKFLVRAGYIRQLAAGIYSYLFLGNRSFNKIMGIVREEMDKIGQEFYLPALHPREIWEASGRWALMGENLFRLKDRKGADLALGMTEEEVMTSIALKELRSYKQLPQIWYQIAPKFRDEPRPKSGLLRVRQFMMKDAYSFDIDAEGLDVSYKKHYETYCRIFDRCGLKYMVVEADSGAMGGKESHEFMVRTPAGEDQIVSCDGCNYAANMEKATSRLEAVVDLAAEGDGSPLEVHTPGQKTIQDVARFLGVSPKNKIKTLALMAEEKDEKAGKTKLRAIVVLMRGDHQLNEAKLNAAVGVTTRPMDENEIKTLFKSPAGYLGPLGIEWARDRKKDSDKPVLLVDKALEGRTNLIAGANKEDYHLKNLTPGKEFHPTAYVDLRAVTAGEACPNCGAALRIDTAVEIGHIFKLGYRYTEAMGARVLDKNGKEVTPIMGSYGIGIERILTAAVEQSNDENGFWLPPTIAPFEIVVAPVNVKDEAVKTAAEDIAQQLEKAGFDVILDDRNERPGVKFKDADLVGIPFRITVGNKVTEGTVEVVLRSTREVRDVRITAVVDTFRELLGRTGSLESRSSG
- a CDS encoding PBP1A family penicillin-binding protein — its product is MTITIKIPKAGTGEPGKKIRGLPRDPVLRAALVAFLILAMSFTVLFSYFYIKYDRIIEKRFRTPIFANSAKIYALPKIVRDGEQIQVKEIAAELRRAGYADRENESKLGSFRMLKDGIEIAPGPESYHSPEAARISIHDGQVDQISSNGNDLSAYELEPQLVTALFDAEQRSKRELVKYNDIPPLMVQAVLAIEDRRFFEHSGVNFLRMAEAAWIDVARGRHDQGGSTLTMQLSRGFFLTPEKTIRRKLTEMLIAEELEQKFSKQQIFEFYANWVDLGQRGSFAISGFAEASRAYFNKDLKDITLPEAALLAGLIQRPSYLSPYRHPERALERRNLVLESMVETHVITREQADKAKAVPLKLAPPNVEASDAPYFVDMVRDQLISKFNENELNDQSYRIYTTLDPDLQKAAAQSVEMGIKLVDEQVKKLRTKRIKVGKKFETKVETGPQAQVAMVVLDPHTGAILALVGGRDYGWSQLNHAVAKRPTGSIFKPFVYAAAMNTALDGSQAVLTPASTVTDEPASFAYGDQIYEPRNYKEEYHGDVTLRYALAMSLNNATVKVAEEVGYDKVADLARSAGIASVKATPAMALGSYDASPLDMSGAYTAFANNGIRLSPILLRSVRNGKGDVIANYTTDQRQVLDPRVAYVMTNMMEGVINNGLGFSAVRGRGFKPPAAGKTGSSHDGWFAGYTSNLLCIVWVGYDDYSDLRITGGLTAAPMWAEFMKKAAALPQYSDMKAFQQPTGVVDVQLDKATNRLATPNCTDDYVSAFVAGTEPHDTCDAQNGMKGFFSRMFGGEKPVQPVQAQAGQDPNNPNNPQDPKKKKGLFGKIAGIFKDDKNPAPVSKPIDSGQTVPH
- a CDS encoding beta-propeller fold lactonase family protein yields the protein MKNFYRAIVSLVLILLALLLASCGGAPGCGPATFGSSTCTSSGGTTFGGGGGSGGGGGGGGGGGGSTVDASQALALVYYNAAAIDAAGVTSSGTFETLTSYVPPTLPSNVADDMIVVNKQFLFIPMGDATVEGFSIDRSTGALTVIPGSPFTVAGTSVTADDVATDPAGRFLFVGSESVPDIWVFTINSSTGALTATAGSPFTGGLTFVADEMTVDASGTFLYAGQTDPSLGVAGFSIDQTSGALTSLGTAFPLGVAQLHASPTAELLLGTAEIQDGHTGSTDPHIYVFSINTTTGVPTAVSGSPFLTGTGDAPFDFAISPTGGYVYALEAVPSTGVDAPIEGFTLNSSTGALASMGIFTGVPTAEGCRFDQGGTVLFCAGSLFGSTLTVNGASTSTGVLTHIADLSVTSNFPFAATD
- a CDS encoding type II toxin-antitoxin system HicA family toxin; amino-acid sequence: MPKLPAVKPRQLTGFLEKNGFVLDHTSGSHFVYYNPVSRRRAVVPQHNRDLPKGTLMSLLREAGFTRDELVDFIT